TCTACCTTTTTTTCTAAACTACTAATTTGGCTTTGTACTTGATTTAATAATTCTAGTATCTTTTCTTCATTATTCATGATTTCAACTCCTTTATTCTTTTTTCATCTTTTTCTTAAATTCTAATAATAACTTATAAGTTTCAATCAATTCCTGTGGAGAGGTTTCGTCAAATTCCAGTCCCTCTTTTTCCATTTTTTCTTTTAATTCAAGTAGAAATTTATCTACTTTATCTAAATCTTTATCGTTGGTATATGGATTTTTTTCTTCAGTTCTCCCTAGGAGGAAGTCAACTGATACATTGAAGAAGTCTGCTATTTTCTTTTTTATATCATCTCCTGGGACTCTATTACCAGCTTCATATTGAGAAAGGGTTGAATTGCTTATATTTAATATTTTAGCAAGTTCTAATTGGGACAATTCTTTTTCTTCTCTTAAAAGTTTTATTCTTTTCCCTAATTCGT
This portion of the Keratinibaculum paraultunense genome encodes:
- a CDS encoding helix-turn-helix domain-containing protein; the encoded protein is MNNELGKRIKLLREEKELSQLELAKILNISNSTLSQYEAGNRVPGDDIKKKIADFFNVSVDFLLGRTEEKNPYTNDKDLDKVDKFLLELKEKMEKEGLEFDETSPQELIETYKLLLEFKKKMKKE